GGTGGCGCGGGATTTCGGGGTGATTGCCACAGCGCCTGACCTCTCTCTAGGGGAACGGCTGTGTGTGCTCTACCAGGACCTGCATACCTTGCTAGAGCAATGGCGGCCTGACCAAGTAGCCGCAGAAAAGTTATTTTTCTACCGCATGGCGAATACAATTGCCGTGGCCCAGGCGCGGGGTGTGTTACTGCTGGTACTCGCTCAGCGGGGATTGACCTTA
The sequence above is drawn from the Pseudanabaenaceae cyanobacterium SKYG29 genome and encodes:
- the ruvC gene encoding crossover junction endodeoxyribonuclease RuvC — its product is MARDFGVIATAPDLSLGERLCVLYQDLHTLLEQWRPDQVAAEKLFFYRMANTIAVAQARGVLLLVLAQRGLTLQEFAPPQVKQALTGYGKADKYAVQQAVQQELHLPAIPKPDDAADALAVALTASRYL